The following is a genomic window from Fusarium oxysporum Fo47 chromosome IV, complete sequence.
tgctTCTTTTTCATCTCCGACGACATTTCTTTTGTCGTTGACTGGTGTCCTGACTCATTGAAGCATATGGCTCTGCCACTCACAGACGCCAAAAGTAATATGAGCAATCACAATACTACATCGAGTTGCGTCAAAACTGAGGCTGAcattttatatactaaatagGTATGATGCTGTGGCAACACGCAATAAAAGCTAGCGGCTGACAATGATCGGCAACCACCTGACTCGCACCAATGTAGCATCGGTATGGACAATGAAGCAAACGCGGAATCGCAATGGCTTCCGCTGAAGCACGCGGATGATATTAAAGCTGTGGGTTCACATATAACTAAAGCATTCAAGCGCGGATTCATAGGTTGAACGGAAGTCTTGAGGCTCATCCGCGTGCTTAGTCTGGTGCGCTATCAAAAAGGGACTTGGACCAAGGCTTGAGGCTCATCGGACCTTTTGAGGCGAGAAGAAAGGTTACATCGATGGCTTGGCCTTGTATCCGGCGATTGATAGTTCAGGGTCCGTCGAAGAaaatttttattatttccGTGCTTGGCCGTGGTAGTCAACTTCTTAACCATAAGCAGTTACTCTGCTCTATCATAGCGATACCCGGATACTCAGATAAGAACATACGatatcaagcaaatgacTTTTACTCACGGGACTTGTTCCCTATTTCAACAACGGGCCATCAACAAATTAACAGGCACTCAATGCAAGGACCCGACCCCATCGGAAAATTCTTCACATAAGCTTCAGCCTCATACGTTCTTTGCTCAGGAACTCGAACCATATTGGATGGAGCCACTAACTCATAGTTCGACGCCGTCCCGCCCGTTGGGTAAACCCTAGTGCCCGGCCCCATACTCGTCGGGAAACTTGTTAAACCCGTGTCCGGGGATGACTTTGTTGAAAGAACCAACACTCCAAGTTAAGTCCGGATGACAGTAACAGTGGAGGATGTTGGGGAAACCCTTGGTCATAGCAATCAAGTATCAATTCATCGAGAGCTATGTTCTATTCTATCTCATCTTAAGCATACTTGTTCACCATCTTGAGAATGGCCTCGTTAATCTCCTTGGGGTTAGTAGCGCTCAGGTAATGGCCGCCACCCTCGACAAACTCAAGCGTAGCCTCAGGGCTTGAagtgaagagcttgataTGCTCAGCAGGAACAGTCGTACCAAACACAGGATCGGCAGTGCCCTAATAACAATGATAATTAGTCTCCGCTTAAGTCAGTGGAAGTCAGCGTATTCTATTTCACTCACCTGAAGCCAGTAAACGGGGCACTCGACGTCTCGCAAGCGGAGAAGCAGACCATCCCTCTCAAAGAGGTTGACAACGGCGATCCGCAGCTTCTTTCGGCCCTCGTCTCCGCGATAAACCTGCTTGAGCGTCTCGTCCCAGAACGCGAGCGTTTCAGGAGATGGGTTGCTTCCGAAGCCTACCGACGAAACGAGACCACGCCAAACGTCATCGACGACAAAGTCAGGCGTGGGCGTAGTGCTGTGCCAGTTCTCGTAGAAGGGACCGAGCTGCGTCTTGGGGTCCCAGCAGCCTTTCTCGCGAGACTCGGCGGACTCGTAGTCCATGGACGTGCCAAGTGGGAGAACGCCGAGGATCTGTTCAGGTGGAACGGGTGTGTAAGTCAGGGGGTTTTAACGTAACCGGGTATGAAAAAAGTCCACTACCGAAGGTGGACTTGTACTTCTTGAGAGAAACGTACCTTTTCAGGGGCTAGAAGAGCCATGCGAACGACGATCCAGCCGCCAGCGCTTGTTCCCAGGGCAAAAGCCTTGTCAACGCCAAGAGCTTCCATGACCTGGAGGTTCATGATGGCTGAGTCCCAGTAGGTGAAGTGCTCTGACTTTGAGCTTGTGGCGCCATGGCCGAGGGGTTCAATGGCGAGAAGGTTGACCTTGTCAGTGAGTTCTTGAGCAGAGAACTGTGCTTCAAAGAGAGATGATGCGGTGCACATGGAGTTGACGAGCACAAGGGTAGGTTTGCTAGAGTCGATTCCAGAGCCCGAGACACGATAGCCGGCATCGATGCCTCCGAGGTGGGGAACCTTGATAGTAGATTTGGCAGCCATTTTTGCAAAAGTAAACAAGATGTTCAGTTACGGCACAGTGTTGGTGTGAGTTAACTGTTCCTGGTGCGAGAGATGGAGAGGTAGATAGATTTCTTGGTATGATTCCCAAAAGGAAGAGCTAGAGAACTGGGCTATGTACTTCTCATGACAACCCACCGATGGAAACGTGTGTTATACCTAGCGACGATCAGGGGGGTAGGACATGCGCAGAATTGAGTCGGTGGCCAGACCTTGATCCGCAAGGGGTTACTTCTCCGTGCGATGGACGGCACCGTTCCGCGCCGGACTCGAGCGGAACCGGCGGGAGGTCCGCATGGAGAAGAGTCTAAGAAGTCTATTGTGATCAGACACTGAGAGCGTTTAGAAAACGGGACGGACCGTAGAGTTTATTCTGCCATGTACTCTTCACCAACAACTGACTGTATGTTGAAGACATCACATACTTTTGGTGTGCGGAACTACTATGCAGGCATTGTTTCGTTTCACACGTTTTTTTGTTCCTCGGCATTCCCCACAGTCTGAAAGTCATTGGTGAGAAATACGTTAGAGTGCTGACAGGCACAGGGATTGAACACCGACGCCACGGCGCAGGAACGACTATTCCCGAAGCCAAAAGGAGAAAAAGGCAAGAAAATTCTTATGCATATGATGCATCAGAAGTTGTGCGTGTTCCTGAATCAGTCCCCTGCTGGTAGAATACTACCCTATGAGCAAATATCTATCAGATGTCGCGTAAGCTTGCCACTGCGTGATCGGCCAGTCGGCTCACTTACATAAACCCCTGTCAGTTTTATATCCGAGCTGAAGCATGATTCTGCATGAAGATGTATCATGAAAAGACAATACTGGACAAGTTTGAAGATAGCGTGATAGACTCATCAATAGATGTCTCACTATAGCGTCTTTTGTCTCGCCTtacttcttcatcgccgGATCACGTCTACCGATGAGAAGACAGGGTGGAAGACCATTTCCCGGCTGTGCGGAAATGAATCCACAGCCACGTTCTAGCCTAGACGTCGAGTCCTTACCCAACTGATACCAAACTCTTGGGTCCCATTGCTTTTTCCAGTCAAGTCATGTTCTATTCTTCTTTGGGCTGGAATGTGAGCTGTCAGACGAGTTTTGACCATGGGTTCCACTCCCTGCTCGACATGATACTCTCCTGTGAATAATACATTATGTTTTTAAAATACTCCGTTCCTTTATTCCATTAGCTCTTGTTCTCTTTTGTTCATTGTAATATCATCTCTTTTGACCATGGCCGAGTCTCAGCTCCCAGGCCTTCCTGGCTTCGACAAGCACAACATTCAGCCATGGACTGTCGAAGTCGTTGTTTCTATGACTGTTTTGGCTTTGGTTTCTTGTGGTCTTCGGTTGTATAGTCGGCACTTGAAGGCACAGAAGCTTTGGTGGGATGACTATGttattctcttctccatGGTAAGTTGCCTAGGTATAGTAATCATCACCTACGACGGAGTCTGACAGTCCAGTCATGGAACTTGGTCGTTGTAGGATTCATCTTCGCCATGCACGCCAACGGAATGGGTATTCACGCCGACAAAGTCCCCATGACACAAATCGTCATGATGGCAAAGTGGCTCGTCGTAGCAGAAGTTCTATATGCTTGGAATCTCGGCTGGACGAAGCTGAGTCTTTTGCTCATGTACTACCGAATCTTCCGCGTTCCTTacttcaagaagatggccTGGCTCGTTGGATCATTTGTCTTTGCTTGGGTCATCACCATTacctttcttttcatcttcatctgcaTCCCAGTTGCCAAACTCTGGTATCCCGATCTCCCTGGCCGATGCATCAACCAAGTCGGAACATGGATCGCCAACGCCGCTTCTACCATTTTTACCGACATTGTTATCTTGTGTCTACCACTTCCTCCTATTTGGAAACTTCAGCTCGGCAAGTCTGAAAAGCTTGGTCTTACAGCCGCCTTCGCCATCGGATCTTTCGTCGTCTTCGCCTCAGCTTATCGAACCAGCGTTCTCTTCACCTACACCAGCACCGATCCAAGCTACACTCTCGCCCCTACAGTGGGATGGACCGAGATCGAAATGTCAGCCGGCATCGTCTCAGCGAATCTCCCTACAATGTTGCCTGTTCTCCGACTCGTCGCCAAATTTACCGGCCTCAGCAGCTTTGCATCTACAGTTCGCAGTAACGTCAGACCATCAGGCGACAAGTCAACAAAGGGCCTCAAGTCCCACGAGAACACTGGCGCTGGCAGGAGTTCCAACGGCTCTGCATCGACGAACACGTTCTACAGACTTCCCGACGACAACGACTCAACCGATTTGATCAAGGGGCCGAAATTCACAGAGACATCAGCACCAGTCAACACTAAACTAAGGCCTGATGTTGAGGGCTTTGAGCTCACTACTACGACCTACAACGCCAAAGTCGATGGTGGGAACTCGAGCAGTGAGGAGATATTGCAGGGCATAAGGGTGCACCGAGAGTTCCAGCAAACGACTACACGATCGCCATAGTCGAACGAGTCCGGGTCAACGGAAGTCATTCTATTGTTATATAAACTAGATACTAAAAGCAGGCGGTAATGTTAGAGGCGTTTGTATTTTTCGATTAGATCTAATACCCAATAAACAAGTCCTTCTTTCGAGATAATGTCAGTTCCTTCAACCTTACATCTAGAAGTTACTATGCTGACCGGAGTAAGGTCTCCTGTTTCTGCAGCCCAAATAACGATTAGCTTTCAACCATCGCGGAAATTATCGTCCCTGTCGATCAAAATCCAGCCATCAAACATGCGACTCCACGTTAACATTCCTCATCGTTCACATAGCCGACCATTTCCGCGAAAGTTTCAGCCTCTTTAATCTCACTTAACCCAGGGCAGTCCTTCGACATCACCATGAGCTCATCGTGAGGTTTCATCTGGTGGATGCAGGCTCTAGATGGGGATTATTCGCTTGGCACATTCCCCAGAAGATCCAACTCGGAGAATTAGAAGCCTTACTTGGCCAGAGCGCCGAATAATGCTTCGCTCGATCGTGGATGCCATGTGGGAGGAGGATTTAGCGAGTTCCGATATCtttgatggatggatgtaACCTATATCCACCCGGGAATAGGGACTCATGCCTGTGTGTTTGTTCAGGGAACAGGGTAGCAATGATTCACTCCATGAGTTAGAGCTTTTTGTGTATAATTCAATGATGTTGGCTTTATAAATGCCTGAGACTTGGAGTCCTATGGTTTCGGGCCATCGGCTTTGTTATGTTCACTATATGAAGTACCACCAGAAAATGAGGAAATGGTTGGAAATGGCCTGAAGACTGATATCATTTCTAGCAATCAGAGGGACAATCCCTCTCATTTAGCCGTTTCATATCAACCCTTTATCTTCTGATCAACCTACGAACACACGCTATATTCATGGTCGTGTAGCAGAGCATCAGAAGCAGCGCTGAATCTTGCTCCCAGTGGTTATTGCATCGATGAAAATGCTTTGAGAATTGTGTCACAGCTGAGAACCAAACTGGCCTATATATGTATAAACGCAGCGAAACATATTCATGTTATTCTTGGTAGCTGTTTGTCAGTGGAAGCGCATCGATAACAAAATGTTGGTGTTCACACAAACACTGACGCTATCGCTTGACTTTGACTGCACTATGTGGAATGAGCTTTAGActctggaagaagatggtcAAAAAAAACCTGTTCAAGAGGCTCTTGAATTTATGTTaacttacctaaatctttttattatttacGACTGAGATCCTAAGTTTTACGTGCATAAGAAAGAATGGACTAAAGTCAAACAATGTACATCTATCCCATACCGGATAAGTTACATGTCTTCGAATTATCAATGCAGTGGATACAGGGTAGGCCTATCTTATCTCCACGTGATCTTGGACAGCGGCTCATCTCAGGCTAGCTGCACCGCTCTTTGGATATCGATGTTGATGCCCCTGGCGAGACCGTGTTACTCTGCGCTGCGCATTTCAATGAAGCCGGTTTAGCTGTTGATATTTCCTTTGTCCCCCTGCGTCTTACCGCCTTTAAGCAATCCCCAATCAAGCGCCCCATTGGTCAACAATTCTACAGCAATCATCTCTTTCTTCAGCGCATCCTCCACAGACACGTCACGAAACGAAGCTCCCACCAAAACTTCCTGCCGCCCCTCCCCCGCCGTTTTCTCCACGAACCGATCTCGCATACTCCTTTTCCCAACACCCAACGATAACAAACTCAACTCTTGGAAATACAGTAGACACAAGATCTTGGGAACCCTAGTGCTCTCTTGAGCGGAGCGATACAAACCGCCATCATGAGCCGGACGTTGACGAGCCGGCAGGCCGAGGAGCTGTTCGTACAGGGGAGCTTCTGGAGCTTTGATTTGCCCATCTGACACTGCTGCAGGCATAAATCCATCATCGCCTACCTCGCCGCAAATAACCTACAAGAAAGCGCCAATGCCATGAGGACGGAGCTCAGTCTTGGAGAGGATGCTTTCGATACGGCTACCGCGAAGAAATACGAGACGCTGCTGGAGAAGAAATGGACAAGTGTCGTGCGGTTACAAAAAAAGGTACGGCAACAGATGCGCGTATCTTAGCTTTGCTAATCGAGCGATCCGTAGATCATGGACCTAGAAGCACAGAATCAGGCTCTCCAAACAGAACTTAATAGCGCTACACCGACATCTCTCTCTAACCGAAGAGGagatccatcttcttggctcCCAGCCGGTCCCCCACGACACGTCCTTCAATCGCATCGAACGCCCATCAACTGCGTCGCCTTTCATCCGATCTTTTCGTCTATCGCATCCGGAGATGAAGACGCCACTatcaagatctgggattGGGAGTTTGGCGAGCTTGAAAGGACGGTGAAAGGT
Proteins encoded in this region:
- a CDS encoding Alpha/Beta hydrolase protein, whose product is MAAKSTIKVPHLGGIDAGYRVSGSGIDSSKPTLVLVNSMCTASSLFEAQFSAQELTDKVNLLAIEPLGHGATSSKSEHFTYWDSAIMNLQVMEALGVDKAFALGTSAGGWIVVRMALLAPEKILGVLPLGTSMDYESAESREKGCWDPKTQLGPFYENWHSTTPTPDFVVDDVWRGLVSSVGFGSNPSPETLAFWDETLKQVYRGDEGRKKLRIAVVNLFERDGLLLRLRDVECPVYWLQGTADPVFGTTVPAEHIKLFTSSPEATLEFVEGGGHYLSATNPKEINEAILKMVNKYA